One stretch of Natronolimnobius baerhuensis DNA includes these proteins:
- a CDS encoding nitrous oxide reductase accessory protein NosL — translation MTRHTGDERAEHAISSGHSHSRRRILTGLGGVAAVALAGCLEDDETDADAPAEPVALTDGQSCDVCGMVIADHYGPAGQLFYADGEPDDRDGPAWFDSLAELLVYHNERVQRGWELREAFVTDYSSVDYDLLEREGTTYVSSHVEAAAFADATALSYVVDSGIEGAMGEDLLPFADEDDAAALVDEYGGEVRSWDELTPSA, via the coding sequence ATGACGCGCCACACTGGCGACGAACGCGCCGAACACGCCATCTCGAGTGGTCACTCACACTCGAGGCGGCGGATACTGACCGGACTCGGCGGCGTCGCGGCCGTCGCGCTCGCGGGCTGTCTCGAGGACGACGAGACCGATGCCGACGCGCCCGCGGAGCCGGTTGCCTTGACCGACGGCCAGTCCTGTGACGTCTGCGGGATGGTGATCGCAGACCACTACGGCCCCGCCGGTCAGCTGTTCTACGCCGACGGCGAACCCGACGACCGCGACGGGCCGGCGTGGTTCGACAGCCTCGCCGAACTGCTCGTCTACCACAACGAACGCGTCCAGCGCGGCTGGGAGCTTCGCGAGGCGTTCGTCACCGACTACTCGAGCGTCGACTACGACCTCCTCGAGCGCGAGGGGACGACGTACGTCTCGAGTCACGTCGAGGCGGCGGCGTTCGCGGACGCGACGGCTCTCTCCTATGTCGTCGACAGCGGGATTGAGGGGGCGATGGGCGAGGATCTGCTCCCCTTTGCCGACGAGGACGACGCCGCTGCGCTCGTCGACGAGTACGGTGGCGAGGTTCGGTCGTGGGACGAACTGACTCCCTCGGCGTGA
- a CDS encoding DUF1059 domain-containing protein → MSKAHKLDCESVSDTCRFIIQSEDETEAVELAQKHMREFHDQDLTEDELHEDHLQVV, encoded by the coding sequence ATGTCGAAGGCACACAAACTCGATTGTGAATCGGTCTCGGACACCTGCCGATTTATCATCCAATCGGAAGACGAAACGGAGGCGGTCGAACTGGCACAGAAACACATGCGGGAGTTCCACGATCAGGACCTCACCGAGGACGAACTGCACGAAGACCATCTGCAAGTCGTCTGA
- a CDS encoding ABC transporter permease, which produces MSPPETDADRGRDAPEARPDGGYSTAVGTEAVEATDLDSSESGESGVWYRQLLVVAETEYRLAVRSRWAVALIAIFAAFALGLTTFSGASVSPAGFERTVASLAVLAVYLVPLVALAFGYDVVVGREESGWLQTLFSLPVDRAWIVVGASLGRAIVLASATIIGFGIAGGFLLLEFGLAGFDAYVAFLLATVGLALAFLALAVLVSTLAREKTHALGISLLAWAWFVLVHDLLALGVISALELSDAAVSVMLLANPTGVFRALVLGTLGAAGDAGFASVLADAGLSTPVLIAVFVGWIVVPIALAALAIRRRRL; this is translated from the coding sequence ATGTCGCCACCCGAGACTGACGCCGACCGCGGCCGAGACGCGCCCGAAGCCAGACCGGACGGCGGCTACAGCACCGCGGTCGGAACTGAGGCCGTCGAGGCAACCGACCTCGACTCGAGCGAGTCGGGCGAGTCCGGCGTCTGGTACCGCCAACTGTTGGTCGTCGCCGAGACGGAGTACCGCCTCGCGGTTCGCAGCCGGTGGGCGGTCGCGCTGATCGCCATCTTCGCCGCGTTCGCGCTCGGGCTGACGACCTTCAGCGGCGCGAGCGTGAGCCCGGCTGGCTTCGAGCGGACCGTCGCCAGTCTGGCCGTCCTCGCGGTCTACCTCGTGCCGCTGGTCGCGCTCGCGTTCGGCTACGACGTCGTCGTCGGCCGCGAGGAAAGCGGCTGGCTCCAGACGTTGTTCTCGCTGCCGGTGGATCGCGCCTGGATCGTCGTCGGCGCGTCGCTGGGACGGGCCATCGTTCTCGCGAGCGCGACGATCATCGGCTTCGGGATCGCCGGCGGCTTCCTGCTCCTCGAGTTCGGCCTGGCCGGGTTCGACGCCTACGTGGCCTTCCTGCTCGCGACCGTCGGCCTCGCGCTCGCGTTCCTCGCGCTTGCCGTCCTCGTCTCGACGCTGGCCCGCGAGAAAACGCACGCGCTCGGCATCTCCCTGCTCGCGTGGGCGTGGTTCGTCCTCGTCCACGACCTGCTCGCACTCGGCGTCATTTCTGCCCTCGAGCTGTCGGACGCGGCCGTCTCGGTGATGCTACTCGCGAACCCGACCGGCGTCTTCCGGGCGCTCGTGCTCGGGACGCTCGGCGCGGCCGGCGACGCCGGCTTTGCCTCCGTCCTTGCCGACGCCGGCCTGTCGACGCCGGTGCTCATCGCCGTCTTCGTCGGCTGGATCGTCGTGCCCATCGCCCTCGCCGCGCTCGCAATTCGGAGGCGACGACTATGA
- a CDS encoding ABC transporter ATP-binding protein, whose protein sequence is MQITITDVHKRYGDVVALEGPSFEIPSGSTFGVLGTNGAGKTTLFGLLVGHDRPDAGRIEVGGIDVAEAGHSVRERVAFLPEHAGFPPAMTGREVLDVHARVRGLEARDRRIEDALETVGLADAADRAVSGYSNGMGRRLGLAAALIPDPPVLVLDEPTAGLDPRGVATFHRTIERIGRETDATVVLSSHVLSEVERLCDEVAILENGSLRAVGSVTELREETADGRVTVSLSPAADASRADLLEAVQGRGAVTETSEGFEVVCERDAAVALCGDLESDLVERFEVTEPGLEAAFHEALRDESDAPSTDTATEVRA, encoded by the coding sequence ATGCAGATCACGATTACTGACGTACACAAGCGCTACGGCGACGTCGTCGCACTCGAGGGACCCTCGTTCGAGATTCCATCGGGGTCGACGTTCGGCGTCCTCGGGACGAACGGAGCGGGAAAGACGACACTGTTCGGGTTGCTGGTCGGTCACGACCGCCCCGATGCGGGTCGGATCGAAGTCGGCGGCATCGACGTTGCCGAAGCCGGACATAGCGTCCGCGAGCGCGTCGCCTTCCTGCCCGAACACGCCGGCTTCCCGCCGGCGATGACCGGTCGGGAAGTGCTCGACGTCCACGCCCGCGTCCGGGGGCTCGAAGCGCGCGACCGACGGATCGAGGACGCCCTCGAGACGGTCGGTCTGGCCGATGCGGCCGACCGCGCGGTCTCGGGCTACTCCAACGGGATGGGCCGGCGACTCGGGCTCGCAGCGGCGCTGATTCCCGACCCGCCCGTCCTCGTTCTCGACGAGCCGACGGCCGGACTCGACCCGCGCGGCGTCGCCACGTTCCACCGGACGATTGAGCGGATCGGCCGCGAAACCGACGCAACCGTCGTCCTCTCCTCGCACGTGCTGAGCGAGGTCGAACGCCTCTGTGACGAGGTCGCCATCCTCGAGAATGGCAGTTTGCGCGCGGTCGGCTCCGTGACGGAACTGCGCGAGGAGACCGCCGACGGCCGCGTCACCGTGTCGCTGTCCCCAGCGGCTGACGCTTCCCGTGCAGACCTGCTCGAGGCCGTCCAGGGCCGCGGCGCAGTGACCGAGACGAGCGAAGGCTTCGAGGTCGTCTGCGAGCGCGACGCCGCGGTCGCCCTCTGTGGCGACCTCGAGTCCGACCTCGTCGAGCGCTTCGAAGTGACAGAGCCGGGTCTCGAGGCGGCGTTCCACGAGGCACTTCGCGACGAAAGTGACGCCCCTTCGACCGACACGGCGACGGAGGTGAGGGCATAA
- a CDS encoding carboxymuconolactone decarboxylase family protein, whose amino-acid sequence MATQQQPYDETVTDIEETFGIMPGYLDALPEDALQNEWPNLKRFLFGETAIDPKTRELVGLAVAAAIGCEYCRHFHRGAAQLHGATEAELAELSFLASYTPRYSALIQAQDYDLEVFKDETEQIATHLQSQSAAGDD is encoded by the coding sequence ATGGCGACACAACAGCAACCGTACGACGAGACGGTGACAGACATCGAGGAGACGTTCGGGATCATGCCGGGGTATTTGGACGCGCTCCCGGAGGACGCCTTGCAAAACGAGTGGCCGAACCTGAAGCGGTTCCTCTTCGGCGAGACGGCGATTGACCCGAAGACCCGCGAGTTAGTCGGGCTCGCGGTGGCCGCAGCAATCGGCTGTGAGTACTGCAGACACTTCCACAGAGGCGCGGCCCAACTACACGGCGCAACCGAGGCAGAACTCGCGGAACTCTCGTTCCTCGCGAGTTACACACCACGCTACAGCGCCCTCATCCAGGCCCAAGACTACGACCTCGAGGTCTTCAAAGACGAAACCGAACAGATCGCGACCCACCTGCAATCGCAGTCGGCCGCAGGCGACGACTAA
- a CDS encoding cysteine hydrolase family protein: MTLELEADRTAVVVVDMQNGFCHPDGALYAPGSEDVIEPIGELVAQATDAGASVIYTRDVHPPEQFEDAYYYDEFEQWGEHVLEGSWEAEVVEELPVEEADHVVEKHTYDAFQKTELEGWLRARGIRDLLFCGTLANVCVLHSAGSAGLRDFRPLLLEDCIGAIEDDHHEYALEHADWLFGEVTTSDEVAFGGE, from the coding sequence ATGACACTCGAGCTCGAGGCCGACCGAACCGCAGTCGTCGTTGTCGACATGCAAAACGGCTTCTGTCATCCGGACGGGGCGCTGTACGCGCCGGGCAGCGAAGACGTCATCGAGCCAATCGGTGAGTTGGTCGCGCAAGCAACCGACGCCGGCGCATCCGTTATCTACACCCGCGACGTCCACCCGCCCGAGCAGTTCGAGGACGCCTACTACTACGACGAGTTCGAGCAGTGGGGCGAACACGTCCTCGAGGGCTCGTGGGAGGCCGAGGTCGTCGAGGAACTGCCCGTCGAGGAGGCCGATCACGTCGTCGAAAAACACACGTACGACGCGTTTCAGAAGACCGAACTCGAGGGCTGGTTACGCGCTCGAGGCATCCGCGATCTGCTGTTCTGTGGCACGCTCGCGAACGTCTGCGTGCTCCACAGCGCGGGCAGTGCCGGCCTGCGCGATTTCCGCCCGCTGTTGCTCGAGGACTGCATCGGCGCAATCGAAGACGACCACCACGAGTACGCCCTCGAGCACGCAGACTGGCTGTTCGGTGAGGTGACGACCAGCGACGAGGTGGCGTTCGGCGGCGAATAG